Part of the Paracoccus sp. S3-43 genome, CACATCGACCCTGGCCGCCCTTGTCCTGTACCAGCTTCTGGGGATCGGCCGCGACCGGCGCGCGGCCTGACGCCCTCAGCCCTCGGCAAGCTGGGTGACCAGCAGCTTGTCGATCCGGCGGCCGTCAAGGTCCACGACCTCGATCTGCCAGCCGGACACGGCGATGCGCGCGCCGACGTCGGGCAGCACGCCCGCGCGGTCCAGCACCAGGCCCGCGACCGACTGATAGTCGCGGTCCTCGGGCAGCGAGATGCCGATCATTTCCGCGAATTCGTCGGCGGGCATCCAGCCCGCGACCAGCCAGCTGCCATCGTCGCGCTGCACGGCCTTGGGTTCGTCGTCGCCGGGTTCGGGGAAATCGCCCGCGATCGCCTCCAGCAGATCCATCGCGGTGACGACGCCTTCGAAATGGCCGTATTCGTCATAGACCAGCAGCATATGGGCGGGGCTGGCCTTCAATTCCTCGATCACGTTCAGGGCGGGCAGGCCCTCGCGGATCACCGGCACCTCCTGCACCAGGGGGCGCAGGTCGGTCACGTCCTCGGACAGCAGGTCGCGCAGGGCGATGACGCCGATGATGTCGTTGTCCGACCCGTCGCGCACCAGCAGGCGCGACCGGCGGCTGTCGCGGAATTTCTGCAACACATCCGCCGCCGCGTCGCCGACATCGACCGTCTCGACCTCGTGGCGCGGCGTCATCAGGCCGCGGGCGGAGCGGTCGGCGATGCGCATGACGCCCGCGATCATCTCGGTCTCGGCGGGCTCGATGACGCCTGCGGTGCGGGCCTCGGACAGCATGACGCGGATCTCCTCGTCCGAGATGCCGCGTTCGGATTCGCCCGATTGCCCCAGCAGGCGCAGAACGACATTGCCCGACTTGTCCAGGATCCAGACGATCGGCGCGGCGATGCGCGAGATGAACAGGATCAGCGGCGCGATACGGCTGGCGACCCCTTCGGGTGACCGCAGGGCGATCTGCTTGGGCACCAGTTCGCCGATGATCAGCGACAGATAGGTGATCAAGACGACCACGCCGCCGACGCCCAGGGCATGGGCCAGGGCGGGCGACAGGCCGCTGTCGATCAGTGCCGCGGACAGGCGGGCGCCCAGCGTGGCCCCCGAAAAGGCGCCCGACAGCACGCCGACCAGGGTGATGCCGATCTGGACGCTGGACAGGAAGCGGCCGGGTTCGGCCCCCAGGTCCAGGGCGATGTCGGCGCCCCGGCTGCCTTCGGCGGCCATCACCTTCAGCCGCGCGGGACGGGCCGACACGATCGCCAGTTCCGACATGGCAAGGACGCCGTTGAACATCGTCAGCAGCACGACGATGAGGATTTCCAGAAGCATCGGTTCACTTTGTCCAACAAGCCAGGCTTTCCGCAATCTGCACGAAGCGCGCGCCGGTGCAAAGGCAAGAAGGGCCCCCGCGGGCCGGAATCGGCGGGCAAGGCACGCCCAGGGCGCCAGAAGCGCCCCGAACAGGGTCATGAACAGCCGCCACATCCACAGCGGCTTGCCCAGGACCAGCAGGACCAGAAATTCATCTTGCCCTCATCGTTGCCGTGGTGCTTCGATGCCGGGGGTTTCGCGGGGGCAGGGCCACTTGCATCGAGGCACGCCCGATGCGGTTCCGACATCGCTGTCGCCAGAGGGGCCCGGTTCCGCTGGGCGAACAGGTGGCGCGGCCCGGCGCGGATGGCAAGGGGCCGACCACGAAAACCGTTGCAAGACGCCGTGGTGATTAGCCATTTTCGCGTGATCGGGCGCGGGGGCAAGGGGGGATCAAAGGTGGAACAGGCGCGGCTTGGCGGGAATCATGGACACTGGCTGCACGATTCGGCGCACCAGGCCTATCTGGCAAACGACGCGCGCCGGTCGCTGGATTTCTTCGACGCAAGCGCCGGGCCGGAGGGCGGGCTGGTCACGCTGGACGAGGCGGGCCGCCCCCTGCCGGGGGGCCTTCAGGAACTGCATGTGACGACGCGGCTGGTCCATTCCTGTGGGCTGGGCCAACTGGCCGGGCGCCCCGACCGGGCGGACATCATCGACCGGGGGATGGCGACCCTGTGGCGCGGGCATCGCGACGGCCGGCACGGCGGCTATGTCTGGGCGCTGTCGGGCGGGGCGGTGGCGGACGGCACCAAGCTGGCTTACGGCCATGTCTTCGTGCTGCTGGCGGCCTCGACCGCCAAGCTGGCGGGCCATCCCGATGCCGACCGGCTGCTGGACGACATCGCGCAGGTGCTGGAGGATCGCTTCTGGGACGCCGATGCGGGGCTGTTTCGCGACGAATTCACCCGCGACTGGCAGCCGTTTTCCACCTATCGCGGCATGAACGCCAACATGCACGGGGTCGAGGCGCTGCTGGCTGCGCATGAGGCGACGGGCAACAGCGAAGACCTGCGCCGCGCGGGCGGCATCCTGGAGTTCTTCATCGTGGGCCAGGCGGCGGCGCAGGGCTGGCGCATCCCGGAACATTACGATGCCGACTGGCGCCCCGATCCCGGCTATGCGGGCAATCCGATGTTCCGCCCGGCAGGCACCACCCCCGGCCATTCCTTCGAGATGGCGCGCCTGCTGCTGCAACACTGGGATCTGGCCGGGCGGCCCGGCACGGACGCGCCCCGGCAGGCCCGGCTGCTGGTCGAAACGGCGCTCTCCGACGCCTGGCTGGGGCAGGGCGGGCTGGCCTATACGCTGGACCGGAACGGCAAGGTGGCGCGCCCCGACCGATACTGGTGGCCCGTGACCGAGGCGATCGGCGCGCTTGCCGCCCTGATCAAGCTGGATCCGCGCCCCGAGGGCGAGGACTGGTATCGCCGCTTGTGGCGCTTTGCCGACGGCGCCCTGATCGACCGCGACCGGGGCGGCTGGTTCCCCGAACCGGGCGGACCCGCCGCCGGGGGGCAGTTCCAGGGCAAGCCCGACATCTATCACGCCTTGCAGGCCGATCTGTTCCCGCTGGCGCCCGGCCTGTCGCGCCTTTCCGCCGCCCTGGCGCGGGCCGCGCCGCTGAAAGCCTGTTCCGGGGTGCATTTTCGACGCAAGCGCCTATCTAAGACCCCGAACGAACAGGCAAGGACAAGACGAACCGATGGTTCAGGATAACGGTTTCGCGGGCCCGATCCTGCATTTCCGGGGCTGCGATGCCGATGGCTTGCGCCTGGCGGCGGTCACGATCCGGCCCGACGCCGCGTCCCCGCCCGGCGCGCTGGCGACCCAAGGCGGGGCGGTCCAGCCGGTGCTGCTGGCGCGGGTGGCGGGGCTGTCGGTCTGGCGGCACGATTTCACCCTGGGCGCGGGCGAAGGCGGATACAGCCTGGACGGGCGCGGTCATCCGGTGGCGACCCGGCTGGACGGCGACATCCGCATCGCCTTCCTGTCCTGCAACGGAGAAGAGACCGGCGATCTGGACCGCGACGGGTCCGAGCGCAACCGGATGTGGGCGCGGCTGGCCCAGGATCACGCCCGCGCGCCCTTCGCCCTGCTGCTGCAAGGCGGCGACCAGATCTATGCGGACGAGGCGACCCACGGCCACCCCCTGTCCGATGGCTGGCCCGACCGCGTTCCCGACGACCCCGCCCCGGCGGATCTGGCGGATCTGACCCGTCATCTGGAGGCGAAGTTCGTCCAGCGTTATCTGATGGTGCTGGCGGCCGAAGGCTGTGCCGATCTGTTCGCCAGCCTGCCCTCGCTGTCGGTCTGGGACGATCACGACATCTGCGACGGCTGGGGGTCGCTGCCCGAAAGCCGCACGGTCTCGGCGGTGGGGCAGGCGCTGTTTGCGGTCGCGCGGCGCATGTATCTGCTGTTCCAGCACGGTGCGACGGACGGCGATGTGCCCGCGCTGTTCATGGACCCCGCCGGCCGCAACCTGGGCTGGCGGCGCGATCTGCCGGGGGTGACGCTGTTCGCGCCCGACCTGCGGTCGGAACGCCACCGCCGCCGGGTGATGGGCGATGCGGGCTGGGCGGCGGTCGACTCGCTGCGGCCCTCGGGCGATCACGTCTTCATGGTGTCCAGCGTCCCGCTGTTGGGGCCGCGCCTGTCGCTGCTGGAATCGCTGATGATGGCGATCCCCCGGATGCAGCATTACGAGGACGACCTGCGCGACCAATGGCAAAGCCACGCCCATCGCGACGAATGGCGGCGGATGCTGGGCCAGATCCTGCGGATGCGCCAGGCCGCCCCGGTCACGGTCCTGTCGGGCGAGATCCACCTGGCGACGCGGGCCGAGATGGGACCGGAGCATACGAAAATCCACCAGCTTGTCGCATCCGGCATCTCGCATCGCGCGCCGCCCCGCGCCTATGCCCGCGCGCTTGGCCTGTTCGCGGGACTGGGCGATGCGCCCTTGCAGGGCCACCCCATCGCGATCCGCCCCCTGCCGGGCCAGAAGCACCGCTATGTCGCCGAACGCAATTTCCTGACGCTGGATCGCCGGGGCGGGCGGTGGAGGGCGGTCTGGCATCTTGAGGACAGCGGCCCGACGCCGCCGCTGGCGCTGGACTAGCGTTCCAGGACCAGCAGGTCGCCCTCGAAACTGACGCGGGCGAAGGTGCGCAGATAGGACATGCCCAGCAGCGACCCGTCCAGGTCGGCGCCGATCACCCAGGCGCGGACATTGCGGTCCACGATGTCGCCGATGGCGATTTCCCTGATGGTGACGGGGGCCGTCTGGACCCGGCCGTTCGCGGTCATCGCCGTGCCGACATAGGCCAGCCCGTCGGGATCCAGCCCCACGCGCCGCGCATCCGCCGGGCCAAGCGCGATGGATGACGCGCCGGTATCGACCATGAAGCGCACCTCCTGCCCGTTGACCTGGGCGGTCAGGTGGAAATGGCCGTCGCGGCCCACGGGAATCTCGATCTGGCCGCCGTCCAGCACCTGCTGGCGCGGGGCGTTGCCGTCGATATACCAGGTCGCGGCCAGCGTGGCGCCGGCGAAGATCACCGCCCACAGCATGATCTGGCGCAGCACCTGCCCGCCGCGTCCCGCCAACTCGAAGATCATCGCGCCGCCGATCACCAGCAGAAGCAGGCCGTAATAGACAACCTGCATGGTGTCGTCGCCGGTCATCGGAACAATCCCGATCCCTTGAGCCCGTCGATCACGAACTGCACCGACAGCGCCGCCAGCAGCATCCCCAGCAGGCGCGTCACCACCATCACCCCGGTCCGCCCCAGGGCATGGGCCAGGGGGGTGGCGATCACGAACAGCGCCATGGCGATGGCCAGCACGGACAGCATCACCGCGTTCACCATGACCATATGTCCGATGCCGGGCGATTCCCCCATCAGCAGGATCATCGAGGCCAGCGCCCCCGGACCCGCCAGCAGCGGCATCGCCAGCGGAAAGACCGAGGGGTCGTGATGCAGCGGATCGGCCTCGCCCTGGTTCTCGCGCCGCTCGGTCCGGCGTTCGAACAGCATGTCCAGCGCCGTCAGGAACAGCAGCAGGCCCCCCGCGATGCGAAAGGCGGAAATCGAGATGCCGATGGCCTCGAGGATGGATTTGCCCGCGAAGCCGAAGATCATCATCAAGACGGCGGCGATGGCCAGGGCGCGAAAGCCGATGCGGCGGCGCTGCGCCGCGCCCATGCCGGGCGTCAGGGCGATGAACACCGGCGTCAGCCCGATCGGGTCGATCACCACGAACAGCGTGACAAAGGCGGTGACATACAGCGACAGGTCCATTCCGTCTTATGACCCGCACGCCCGGCCCTGCCAAGCCGGGCGGCCGGGGGCAGGGCTTTCAAAATACCGTCAGTTTGTCGCAGATTAATGACGAGGGCCCCGAATCATGGCAGTTGGGGTTTCGCTGCGGGGGCCAAGGCTCTATATTCCGCAGATTGGTTGAACCCAGGTCATCGGCCTGGCTTTGGAACTGGAGAACTGAAATGCACATGCCGTCCCCCATGGCACTGCTCGTCATCGCCATCGTGGTGCTGGTCCTGTTCGGCCGCGGCAAGGTATCCTCGCTGATGGGTGAAGTCGGCAAGGGCATCACCGCCTTCAAGAAGGGCATCAACGACGGCAACGCCGAAACGGCCGCCGACCGCAACGCCGCCCTGGACAAGCCCGTCCCGCCCGCCGCCCCTGTCCAGCCCGTGCCCGGCGCCGAGGCGCGCGACGTGACCCCCTCGAACGAACCCCGCGTCTGATCCCGCGACCGGGACAGGGGTTCCAGAATGCTTGATGTCGGGTGGAGCGAACTGCTGCTGATCGGTGTCGTCGCGCTGATCGTCATCGGTCCCGAGGATTTGCCGAAGCTGTTTCACACCCTGGGCCGCATCACGGCCCGGGCCCGGTCCATGGCGCGCGAATTCACAAGCGCGATGGAGGATGCGGCCAAGGGCAGCGGCATCAACGAGGCTACGAAGGATCTCAGGGACTTGAAGAACTTAACCTCGAAAAAGTCCCTGGGCCTGGACGCGCTGGACCGCGCCGCGACCCGGTTCGAGCAATGGGATCCCAAGGCTGGCCGGGAGAAATCCACGCGTGCCGCGCCCGATCCGGCGGCGCCCGCCGCGCCCGCCGATACCCGGCCCCTGGACGCGCCCCCGGTGCCCGCTGCCATGCAGGCCGCGAACGAAGCCGCCGCTGCCCCGATGCCGGTTTCGGACAGCCCGCGCCGTATCGCCGGTGTCCGCCGTTCGGACATGAAGGACCATTAAGTGGCATCGCACAACGCCGATGAGCTGGACGACAGCTCGGCCCCGCTGATCGAGCATCTCAAGGAATTGCGCACCCGCCTGGTCTGGTCGGCCCTGGCCTTCGTGGTGGCGATGATCCTGTGCTATCTGGTCTGGAACCCGATCTACAACTTCCTGACCCAGCCGATCTGCGCCGCGTTGCAGGACCGGGGCCAGGAATGCGGGCTGATCCTGTTGAAGCTGCAAGAAGGCTTCACGGTCGCGCTTCGGATTTCCTTCTTCGGCGGCTTCATCCTGGCCTTTCCGGTCATCGGCTATCAGTTGTGGCGCTTCGTGGCGCCGGGACTTTACCGCAGCGAGAAGCGGGCCTTCCTGCCGTTCCTGGTGGCCTCGCCGGTGATGTTCGCCCTGGGCGCGGCCTTCGCCTATTACGTCATCCTGCCGATGGTGTTTTCGTTCTTCCTGGGCTTCCAGCAGGGTCCGCTGGCGCTGCCCGACGATTCGACGGGGGTCGAGGCCTCGGCCAACAGCCATCTGGCGGGCATCGTCTTTCAAGGCTCGGTCAGCGAATACCTGAACCTGACCACGCGCTTCATCCTGGCCTTCGGGCTGTCCTTCCAGCTGCCCGTGGCGCTTGCGCTGATGGGCCGGGCGGGGTTGGTATCGGCCCAGACGCTGGCCAGCACACGCCGCTATGCGGTGGTGATCATCCTGACCCTGGCGGCCTGCCTGACGCCGCCCGACGTGGGCAGCCAGCTTGTGTTGTTCTCGGTTGTTTACGGGCTTTACGAGATCTCGATCCAGATCGTCCGCCAGATCGAGAAATCGCGCGAAAAGGAACTGCGCGCCCAGGGGTTGTGGGA contains:
- a CDS encoding hemolysin family protein; the encoded protein is MLLEILIVVLLTMFNGVLAMSELAIVSARPARLKVMAAEGSRGADIALDLGAEPGRFLSSVQIGITLVGVLSGAFSGATLGARLSAALIDSGLSPALAHALGVGGVVVLITYLSLIIGELVPKQIALRSPEGVASRIAPLILFISRIAAPIVWILDKSGNVVLRLLGQSGESERGISDEEIRVMLSEARTAGVIEPAETEMIAGVMRIADRSARGLMTPRHEVETVDVGDAAADVLQKFRDSRRSRLLVRDGSDNDIIGVIALRDLLSEDVTDLRPLVQEVPVIREGLPALNVIEELKASPAHMLLVYDEYGHFEGVVTAMDLLEAIAGDFPEPGDDEPKAVQRDDGSWLVAGWMPADEFAEMIGISLPEDRDYQSVAGLVLDRAGVLPDVGARIAVSGWQIEVVDLDGRRIDKLLVTQLAEG
- a CDS encoding AGE family epimerase/isomerase; the protein is MEQARLGGNHGHWLHDSAHQAYLANDARRSLDFFDASAGPEGGLVTLDEAGRPLPGGLQELHVTTRLVHSCGLGQLAGRPDRADIIDRGMATLWRGHRDGRHGGYVWALSGGAVADGTKLAYGHVFVLLAASTAKLAGHPDADRLLDDIAQVLEDRFWDADAGLFRDEFTRDWQPFSTYRGMNANMHGVEALLAAHEATGNSEDLRRAGGILEFFIVGQAAAQGWRIPEHYDADWRPDPGYAGNPMFRPAGTTPGHSFEMARLLLQHWDLAGRPGTDAPRQARLLVETALSDAWLGQGGLAYTLDRNGKVARPDRYWWPVTEAIGALAALIKLDPRPEGEDWYRRLWRFADGALIDRDRGGWFPEPGGPAAGGQFQGKPDIYHALQADLFPLAPGLSRLSAALARAAPLKACSGVHFRRKRLSKTPNEQARTRRTDGSG
- a CDS encoding alkaline phosphatase D family protein, with the protein product MVQDNGFAGPILHFRGCDADGLRLAAVTIRPDAASPPGALATQGGAVQPVLLARVAGLSVWRHDFTLGAGEGGYSLDGRGHPVATRLDGDIRIAFLSCNGEETGDLDRDGSERNRMWARLAQDHARAPFALLLQGGDQIYADEATHGHPLSDGWPDRVPDDPAPADLADLTRHLEAKFVQRYLMVLAAEGCADLFASLPSLSVWDDHDICDGWGSLPESRTVSAVGQALFAVARRMYLLFQHGATDGDVPALFMDPAGRNLGWRRDLPGVTLFAPDLRSERHRRRVMGDAGWAAVDSLRPSGDHVFMVSSVPLLGPRLSLLESLMMAIPRMQHYEDDLRDQWQSHAHRDEWRRMLGQILRMRQAAPVTVLSGEIHLATRAEMGPEHTKIHQLVASGISHRAPPRAYARALGLFAGLGDAPLQGHPIAIRPLPGQKHRYVAERNFLTLDRRGGRWRAVWHLEDSGPTPPLALD
- a CDS encoding TIGR02281 family clan AA aspartic protease, with the translated sequence MTGDDTMQVVYYGLLLLVIGGAMIFELAGRGGQVLRQIMLWAVIFAGATLAATWYIDGNAPRQQVLDGGQIEIPVGRDGHFHLTAQVNGQEVRFMVDTGASSIALGPADARRVGLDPDGLAYVGTAMTANGRVQTAPVTIREIAIGDIVDRNVRAWVIGADLDGSLLGMSYLRTFARVSFEGDLLVLER
- a CDS encoding MarC family protein, producing MDLSLYVTAFVTLFVVIDPIGLTPVFIALTPGMGAAQRRRIGFRALAIAAVLMMIFGFAGKSILEAIGISISAFRIAGGLLLFLTALDMLFERRTERRENQGEADPLHHDPSVFPLAMPLLAGPGALASMILLMGESPGIGHMVMVNAVMLSVLAIAMALFVIATPLAHALGRTGVMVVTRLLGMLLAALSVQFVIDGLKGSGLFR
- a CDS encoding twin-arginine translocase TatA/TatE family subunit: MHMPSPMALLVIAIVVLVLFGRGKVSSLMGEVGKGITAFKKGINDGNAETAADRNAALDKPVPPAAPVQPVPGAEARDVTPSNEPRV
- the tatB gene encoding Sec-independent protein translocase protein TatB encodes the protein MLDVGWSELLLIGVVALIVIGPEDLPKLFHTLGRITARARSMAREFTSAMEDAAKGSGINEATKDLRDLKNLTSKKSLGLDALDRAATRFEQWDPKAGREKSTRAAPDPAAPAAPADTRPLDAPPVPAAMQAANEAAAAPMPVSDSPRRIAGVRRSDMKDH
- the tatC gene encoding twin-arginine translocase subunit TatC, giving the protein MASHNADELDDSSAPLIEHLKELRTRLVWSALAFVVAMILCYLVWNPIYNFLTQPICAALQDRGQECGLILLKLQEGFTVALRISFFGGFILAFPVIGYQLWRFVAPGLYRSEKRAFLPFLVASPVMFALGAAFAYYVILPMVFSFFLGFQQGPLALPDDSTGVEASANSHLAGIVFQGSVSEYLNLTTRFILAFGLSFQLPVALALMGRAGLVSAQTLASTRRYAVVIILTLAACLTPPDVGSQLVLFSVVYGLYEISIQIVRQIEKSREKELRAQGLWDEDA